Part of the Cohnella candidum genome, TGGATGCCCGGTTCCGGATGCTGGTTCAACGAAGGAATGAACTCAAGAAAGCATTGCCGATGTAGAATGGGTATAATACGGGAGTGCAGAATAATCAGGAAAGAATGGGAGATGCGATGACCGAACCGGGATGGAATTTCGACAACAGCTACGCCCGATTGCCGGATTCCTTTTACGCGAGCTTAAATCCTTCGGCCGTGCGATCACCGGCGTTGGTCGTGCTGAATGAGCCATTGGCGAAGTCCTTGGGACTGAACGCCGAAGCGCTCCGAAGCGAGGAGAGCATAGCCGTTTTCGCGGGGAACCGGGTGCCCGAAGGCGCATCGCCGCTTGCGCAAGCGTACGCGGCGCATCAGTTCGGCCATTTCACGATGCTCGGGGACGGTCGCGCGATCCTGCTCGGCGAGCAGATCACGCCGCAAGGCCGGCGCTTCGACGTCCAGCTCAAGGGATCGGGCAGGACGCCGTATTCCCGCGGAGGAGACGGACGCGCGGCGCTGGGACCGATGCTGAGAGAATACATCATCAGCGAAGCGATGCATGCGCTGGGCATTCCGACGACCCGCAGCCTGGCGGTCGTGACGACAGGCGAGGCCGTGTACCGCGAAACCGAGCTGCCGGGAGCGGTGCTGACGCGCGTGGCGGCAAGCCATATTCGCGTGGGCACTTTCCAATACGCGGCGAATTTTCGGTCGAAGGATGAACTCCGGCTTTTGGCGGATTATACGATTCAAAGACATGATCCCGGCGCTAAAGACGAGGAGAATCCGTACCTCGCCCTGCTTAGGGGAGTGATCCGGCGTCAGGCGGCGCTGATCGCGAAATGGCAGCTCGTCGGTTTCATCCACGGGGTCATGAACACGGATAACATGGCGCTGAGCGGAGAGACGATCGATTACGGTCCTTGCGCGTTCATGGATACGTACGACCCGTCGACGGTATTCAGTTCCATCGACAGGAACGAGCGTTACGCTTACGGCAATCAACCCGGGATCGCGGCTTGGAACCTCGCGAGGTTCGCGGAAACCCTTGTTCCTCTGCTTCATGGAGAGGAAGACGAAGCGGTCAAGCTGGCACAGGCGGCGATTGAAGAGTTTCCGGCGTCGTATCGGAACGAATGGCTCTCCGGCATTCGAGCTAAACTCGGACTGTCCAACGAAGAGGACCAGGATGATTCCCTGGCCATCGACCTGCTCGAGCTGATGCAGAAGTACCAGGCGGACTACACCCGCACCTTTGCCGCACTTACTTTGGATACAGTCGATAATGCCATTCTCTTCGAAACGGAAGATTTCGCGGCGTGGAAGCGGAGATGGCAGGACAGACGCGGCAGGCAGGCGGAATCCGAAAGCGATTCGCGGGAACGAATGAAGAGAAGCAATCCGGCCGTCATCCCCCGCAACCACCGCGTGGAAGAAGCGCTGGAAGCAGCGGTAGAAGGAGATCTTAGCGTCATGGGACGGCTGCTTAAGGCACTGGCGGACCCTTATTCCCATTCGCCTGAGCAAGCGGAATATGCCGAGCTGCCGAAACCGACGTCCCGTCCTTATCGCACGTTCTGCGGAACGTGACATCTTGAACGAACGAACGACCCTCTGCTCACTCAAGCAAAGGGTCGTTTTTTCGCGCGGCGGAGATAATCGATGGATAACGGCGTTAAAAATAAGAGTCGGATGCATGTAAGCGTTATTTCCATCAGCCAGGCTTTACGGTCACCGTTGGCATTCTTTAACGGCGATTGGCTTACGGTCAGACGCGCTGTATGATCAATGCGTTGGCGATATGCGACAACACGCTGAGTTTCCGGAAGGAAAACGGGGGAACCATCCGCGGCGGGCGACCGGCGCAAGGGGTGAATCCGCGGCAACACGCCGCGGTAGGGCGAATCTCTGCGCCCGAATCCGACAGCTAACCCCGTAAGCGTCATCGGAGAGTGAAACGGCTGAGGTCCATGAGCCGCGGAGCGCATCTCCGCGGCTTTTTTGTATTGTAAGAAACGGCAAGGCAGAAAATACTTAGGGAACGCACGGAGAGATCAGACAGAATGGACGGTGAGTCGGCGTGGTCAGCAAACTAAAACGTATCCTGCTCGGGCGTCCGCTGAAATCGACGGAATTAGGGGAACAGAAACTTCGCAAAACCAAAGCGTTAGCCATTTTATCATCCGATGCCTTGTCGTCCGTCGCGTACGGCCCGGAACAAATTTTGCTCGTTCTGGTCACGGTCAGCGCCGCGGCCTTCTGGTATTCGATCCCGATCGGGATCGGCGTGTTGGTCTTGCTGCTCGCGCTCATCTTGTCTTATCGCCAAATCATTTACGCATACTCTCGGGGCGGCGGTGCTTACGTCGTATCGAAAGAAAACCTCGGCCTGTCCTACGGATTGGTCGCCGGCGGGTCCTTGCTGGTGGATTATATCCTCACCGTGGCGGTAAGCGTATCGGCAGGCACCGACGCGATCACTTCGGCGTTCCCCAGCTTGCATGAGCATAAAGTATCGATTGCCGTCGTGTTCGTCATCTTCATTACGATTCTGAATTTAAGGGGCGTTACGGAGTCCGCTTCGGTTCTGGCTTATCCCGTTTATTTGTTCGTGCTGGCGCTTTTCATCCTGATCGCGGTCGGGCTGTACGATATCGCGACGGGCAAGATCCCGCCGGAATCGCATACCGCGATCGGTACGCCGGTGGCCGGGATCAGCCTGTTCCTGCTGCTGCGCGCGTTCGCTTCCGGAAGCTCGGCCTTGACGGGTGTCGAGGCTATATCCAACGCGATACCGAACTTCAAGGATCCCGCGCCGCGCAATGCGTCCAGAACGCTGATGGCGATGGGATTGCTGCTGGCCGTTCTGTTTTCCGGGATCGTCTTCCTCGCCTACTACTACGGCGTAACTCCGAAAGCGCAAGTGACGGTTGTCTCGCAAATCGCGGAGATGACGTTCGGACGCCATTTTATGTACTACTTCATTCAAGGCACGACGGCATTGATTCTTATCCTGGCCGCGAATACGGGTTATTCCGCGTTTCCGCTGCTCGCCGTGAACCTCGCCAAGGATAAATTCATCCCCCGCATGTTCACGGTAAGGGGCGACCGGCTGGGCTATTCCAACGGCATCATCATTCTCGGCATTTTATCGATCCTGCTGATCGTCGTTTTCGGCGGGGAAACCGAGCAGCTCATTCCGCTGTATGCGGTCGGCGTGTTCATTCCGTTTACGCTCTCCCAGACCGGCATGATCGTCAAATGGTTCCGCCAAAAGCCGCCGGGATGGCTGCCGAAGCTTCTGATCAACTTAACGGGCGCCCTGATCAGCTTCATCGTGTCGATGATGTTCTTCATCACGAAGTTTTCGCAGGTGTGGCCCGTGCTCGTGTTCCTGCCGGCGATCATTTATTTGTTCCATCGGATCAAAAAGCATTACGAAGACGTCGGAGAGCAGTTGAGACTGGCCACCTGCGAACCGGTGGCGCCGATCCAAGGGAACGTCATTATCGTGCCGGTATCCGGCATCACGCACGTCGTCGAGCATTCCTTGAACTATGCGCAGTCCTTGAAGGCCGAACAGATCATCGCCGTTTACGTTCCTTTCGAAAGGGACGAGGAGATGCGGTTCGAGGAAAAATGGTCCAAATGGAAGCCGGAGGTCCGGTTGGTGACGCTGCATTCCCCTTATCGGAGCATCATCCAGCCGCTCATGCGCTTCATCGATTCCGTTCAGCGCAAGGCGAACGATGCGCATTATCAGGTGACGGTGATCATCCCTCAGTTCATCCCTAAGAAGGGCTGGCACAACATCCTGCATAACCAGACGAGCTTGATGATCCGCACGCGGCTGTTGTTCCGCAAAGACGTCATCGTGACGACGGTGCCTTATCATTTGAAGAAATAGCGGGAGGCCGCGGCGCCTCAGTGTGCGAAAGGAATCGGCGGATTCCTTTCGCTTTTTATATTTATTGGAGGAATCAGACAACCGCACACGCCTTCGGAACAAGCTTCGCATCAAATACCACAGAAGTCCGATGGACGAATCCAAACCGAAGGGGATGCCGCCATGTCCATGTACCGTCCGACCGGTTACTATGAAACGGCGTCGGAATGGGCCAAGCTGACGTATACGCATCATGAGATCGTGTTTCCGGCTCACCGGGACATTTCCCGCATGCCGCGCACCATTGACGGAGGCTTGCATTGGAAGCACGACAACGAAGTCCGGCAAATGCCTCCGGCGGGAAGCGTGACCGTGATCCCAGGCGGCCGGTTGTGGGGTAAAAACGGAACCGTCGTCACTCCCGACGACAAAGTGGTATGGGACTTATCCATCGAGTATAGGCACGACCCGTACACGCTGCCGATTTTCCACGAACAGATCGGACAGCCGGAACGCTTGGACGGCAACGTTGCGGATCTGACTTTCTGCGCAAGCGATACGTATTACCACTGGATGCTGGATGTGCTTCCGAGAGTCGAGTTGTTGTCGAAATACAAGGGTCCGGGTATCGACGTTTACGTCTGCAACCTGGATTGGAAATGCTCCTTTCAATGGGATACGCTGACCCGGCTCGGTGTCACGACGAGCAAAATCATCGAAACTTACCCGGGGATTCATCTCCAAGCCCGAAATTTGATCGCGCCTTCATCGGTAGGCTATACGGGTCATGCTCCGGCTTGGGCCTGCGAATTTTTGAGAAGCCGTTTTCTATATGCCGACGGAACTAGCCGGCCGGCACGTATGGAGAGAATTTATTTAAGCCGGCAAAAAGCGCGTTGGAGAAAAGTGGAGAACGAAGAGGAAGTCATCGGGTTGCTGCGAAGATACGGCTTCGAGATCCTCACGGACGAATTGGACCGGATGAGCGTCTCGGAGCAGGCTGCCTTGTTCCACGCCGCGGATTATATCGTAGGGCCGCACGGCAGCGGGCTCACCAATGTCCTTTTCTGTCATCCGGACGCCAAAGTGCTGGAGTTCCACTCGCCGAATTACGTGAATCCCCTGTATTGGGTGCTCGGAAACCACGTCGGAGTCGATTATTTTTATCTGATCGGGGAAGGGCCGAGGCCCCCGGACGGGGTGGACCCGAAAGAGGATTGGGAGAACATACGGGTCGATCTCGGGAAATTGGAGAGAAGCCTGCAGCTCATGGGGTGTTAAACAAAACGCAGCGCCAGCGTCCGTCGAGTCGACAGGTACGCCGGCGTTGCTTTTGTTTGCTTACATGGGAAGACGTTTACGGTCTTGGAGTTCCATCACGGAAACGAGCTGCGGGTAACGGCCCAGTCGCTTCAGATCCGAATGGTCGGATTCGAACGCGACGTCGTATTCGCTGAAATGATCATCGATTGCTTTCCTTTGCGCAAGCCGCTCGCAGAAGCGATGGAAGCTCGCTTTGTAGGTCATATACTTGTCGGGAAAATCATCGCGCAGGCGGTAATATTCGTCCAACGCCTGGTTGATTTCGACATAGTTCTTCAGTCCGATTTCGTACAACACGAGCATGGCGATACCGTAATCCCGATGCTTTTCGAAAAACCTCAAATGATTCGTCTTGTGTTCCCGACTGCGTGTATTCGGATTGACCGGGTGTTCCTGGTGATACGAAACGATATTCTCGCCTGCGATGAATTTATAGCCATTCAGGAAATAGCGGTATCCGAGCTCCCAATCCTCGAAGCCATATCCTTTAAAGCTCTCATCGAATAAGCCGACGGTGTCGAAGCTTTCTTTCTTCACGGACACGTTGCCGGATAAGAAGCTGATCCAGGGGAAATGGAAGCCGCGGAGTTCAGGTCCGTATCGGGAAACGAGATGTTCTAAGTAATAGCTTTTGCTGAAGGCAGCTCTCGTATAACGATGGTTGTCAATCGATCTCCTTCCGACCAATTGCAGCGGTTTTTTTCTTCTTTTCAGGTAGCGGCTTAAGCCGACCGAACTCCTGAACCGTTTGCGGATGAGCGGCATTTTGCGGACGATGGGGTAACAATGCTTGAACTGCCATCTGTTAAACGAAGGATGGAGGATGGAGTAAAGC contains:
- a CDS encoding protein adenylyltransferase SelO — translated: MTEPGWNFDNSYARLPDSFYASLNPSAVRSPALVVLNEPLAKSLGLNAEALRSEESIAVFAGNRVPEGASPLAQAYAAHQFGHFTMLGDGRAILLGEQITPQGRRFDVQLKGSGRTPYSRGGDGRAALGPMLREYIISEAMHALGIPTTRSLAVVTTGEAVYRETELPGAVLTRVAASHIRVGTFQYAANFRSKDELRLLADYTIQRHDPGAKDEENPYLALLRGVIRRQAALIAKWQLVGFIHGVMNTDNMALSGETIDYGPCAFMDTYDPSTVFSSIDRNERYAYGNQPGIAAWNLARFAETLVPLLHGEEDEAVKLAQAAIEEFPASYRNEWLSGIRAKLGLSNEEDQDDSLAIDLLELMQKYQADYTRTFAALTLDTVDNAILFETEDFAAWKRRWQDRRGRQAESESDSRERMKRSNPAVIPRNHRVEEALEAAVEGDLSVMGRLLKALADPYSHSPEQAEYAELPKPTSRPYRTFCGT
- a CDS encoding APC family permease, which encodes MVSKLKRILLGRPLKSTELGEQKLRKTKALAILSSDALSSVAYGPEQILLVLVTVSAAAFWYSIPIGIGVLVLLLALILSYRQIIYAYSRGGGAYVVSKENLGLSYGLVAGGSLLVDYILTVAVSVSAGTDAITSAFPSLHEHKVSIAVVFVIFITILNLRGVTESASVLAYPVYLFVLALFILIAVGLYDIATGKIPPESHTAIGTPVAGISLFLLLRAFASGSSALTGVEAISNAIPNFKDPAPRNASRTLMAMGLLLAVLFSGIVFLAYYYGVTPKAQVTVVSQIAEMTFGRHFMYYFIQGTTALILILAANTGYSAFPLLAVNLAKDKFIPRMFTVRGDRLGYSNGIIILGILSILLIVVFGGETEQLIPLYAVGVFIPFTLSQTGMIVKWFRQKPPGWLPKLLINLTGALISFIVSMMFFITKFSQVWPVLVFLPAIIYLFHRIKKHYEDVGEQLRLATCEPVAPIQGNVIIVPVSGITHVVEHSLNYAQSLKAEQIIAVYVPFERDEEMRFEEKWSKWKPEVRLVTLHSPYRSIIQPLMRFIDSVQRKANDAHYQVTVIIPQFIPKKGWHNILHNQTSLMIRTRLLFRKDVIVTTVPYHLKK
- a CDS encoding glycosyltransferase family 61 protein gives rise to the protein MSMYRPTGYYETASEWAKLTYTHHEIVFPAHRDISRMPRTIDGGLHWKHDNEVRQMPPAGSVTVIPGGRLWGKNGTVVTPDDKVVWDLSIEYRHDPYTLPIFHEQIGQPERLDGNVADLTFCASDTYYHWMLDVLPRVELLSKYKGPGIDVYVCNLDWKCSFQWDTLTRLGVTTSKIIETYPGIHLQARNLIAPSSVGYTGHAPAWACEFLRSRFLYADGTSRPARMERIYLSRQKARWRKVENEEEVIGLLRRYGFEILTDELDRMSVSEQAALFHAADYIVGPHGSGLTNVLFCHPDAKVLEFHSPNYVNPLYWVLGNHVGVDYFYLIGEGPRPPDGVDPKEDWENIRVDLGKLERSLQLMGC
- a CDS encoding glycosyltransferase family 2 protein yields the protein MSIIIPTYNKKRHLRLSLYALEKQTFDHSRFEVIVIDDGSTDGTWRRLRKYKPPYPFRYIRNIKNTGRAASRNKGIQLARGRVLIFLDAEILVEEDFIQKHWSYHEKEDMAVVSGVFGRFHGLYSILHPSFNRWQFKHCYPIVRKMPLIRKRFRSSVGLSRYLKRRKKPLQLVGRRSIDNHRYTRAAFSKSYYLEHLVSRYGPELRGFHFPWISFLSGNVSVKKESFDTVGLFDESFKGYGFEDWELGYRYFLNGYKFIAGENIVSYHQEHPVNPNTRSREHKTNHLRFFEKHRDYGIAMLVLYEIGLKNYVEINQALDEYYRLRDDFPDKYMTYKASFHRFCERLAQRKAIDDHFSEYDVAFESDHSDLKRLGRYPQLVSVMELQDRKRLPM